Genomic window ([Empedobacter] haloabium):
TCGCGCAACTGCAGGAACTTTTCGCCGCGCAGCGTGCGGTCCGTCGCCAGTACGCCCACCTTGCCGGACTGCGTGACGGCGGCCGCGGGCTTCAGGCCCGGCTCGACGCCGACGATGGGCATGCCGGGCCACTGTGCGCGGATGGCCTTGATGGCGGCCACCGTCGCTGTGTTGCAGGCGACGACCAGGGCCTTCGCACCCTGGTCGAACAGGAAGCGCGCCACCGCCAGCGAACGGGCGATGAGCCATTCCTCGCTGCGGCCGCCGTACGGCGCAAAGCCGGAGTCGGCGAAGTACAGCAGGTGCTCGTGCGGCAGCTGCGCGTGGATATGGCGCAGTACCGACAGCCCGCCGACGCCGGAATCGAAGATGCCGATCGGCGCGTCAAACGGGGCGTTGGCGACGGGCTGGGTCATGGCTGCCTCAGGCCGGGACGGCGTTCTTCAGCGACTCGATCTTGACCGACCATTCCTTCGGGCCGGTCTGGTGCACCGAGGTGCCGGTCGAATCGACGGCCACGGTGACCGGCATGTCGACCACGTCGAACTCGTAGATCGCTTCCATGCCCAGGTCTTCGAAGCCGACCACCTTGGCGTGCTTGATCGCCTTCGACACCAGGTAGGCGGCGCCGCCAACGGCCATCAGGTAGGCCGACTTGTGCTTCTGGATCGATTCGATGGCGGTCGGGCCGCGTTCGGCCTTGCCCACCATCGAGATCAGGCCGGTTTTTTCCAGCATCATGTCGGTGAACTTGTCCATGCGCGTGGCCGTGGTCGGACCGGCCGGGCCCACCACCTCGTCGCCGACCGGATCGACCGGGCCCACGTAGTAGATCACGCGGTTGGTGAAGTCCACCGGCAGCGGCTCGCCCTTGGCCAGCATGTCTTGGATGCGCTTGTGCGCGGCATCGCGGCCCGTCAGCATCTTGCCGTTCAGGAGCAGGGTCTGGCCCGGCGTCCACGATGCCACTTCTTCCTTCGTCAGCGTGTTCAGGTCGACGCGCTTGGACTTCTCCGTGTCCGGCGCCCAGCTGACGCTCGGCCAGTCCGACAGCTTCGGCGGCTCGATATAGGCCGGGCCGGAGCCGTCCAGCACGAAATGCGCGTGGCGCGTGGCGGCGCAGTTCGGGATCATCGCGACCGGCTTGGACGCCGCGTGGGTCGGGTACATATTGATCTTCACGTCCAGCACCGTCGTCAGGCCGCCCAGGCCCTGGGCGCCGATGCCCAGCGCGTTGATCTTGTCGCACAGTTCGATGCGCAGTTCTTCCAGCTTGTTTTGCGGGCCGCGCTGCTTCAGTTCATACATGTCGATGTCTTCCATCAGCGACTCCTTCGCCAGCAGCATGGCCTTCTCGGCGCTGCCGCCGATGCCGATGCCCAGCATGCCGGGCGGGCACCAGCCGGCGCCCATCAGCGGCACGGTCTTCAGCACCCAGTCCACCAGCGAGTCGGAAGGATTCAACATGACGAACTTGGTCTTGTTCTCGGAGCCGCCGCCCTTGGCCGCCACGGCCACTTCGACGGTATTGCCCTCGACCAGTTCCATGTGCACCACGGCTGGCGTGTTGTCCTTGGTGTTTTTGCGCTCGAAGTGCGGGTCCGCCACGATCGACGCGCGCAGCTTGTTGTCCGCGAAGTTGTAGGCGCGGCGCACGCCTTCGTTGACGGCATCCGTCACGGTGCCCTTGAAGCCTTCGAAGCGCACGCCCATGCCGATCTTCAGGAAGACGTTGACCATGCCGGTGTCCTGGCAGATCGGGCGCTTGCCTTCCGCGCACATGCGCGAGTTGGTCAGGATCTGCGCGATCGCGTCCTTGGCGGCCGGGCTCTGTTCCGCTTCATAGGCGCGGGCCAGGTGCTGGATATAGTCGGCCG
Coding sequences:
- a CDS encoding fumarate hydratase is translated as MTIIKQDDLIESVAAALQYISYYHPADYIQHLARAYEAEQSPAAKDAIAQILTNSRMCAEGKRPICQDTGMVNVFLKIGMGVRFEGFKGTVTDAVNEGVRRAYNFADNKLRASIVADPHFERKNTKDNTPAVVHMELVEGNTVEVAVAAKGGGSENKTKFVMLNPSDSLVDWVLKTVPLMGAGWCPPGMLGIGIGGSAEKAMLLAKESLMEDIDMYELKQRGPQNKLEELRIELCDKINALGIGAQGLGGLTTVLDVKINMYPTHAASKPVAMIPNCAATRHAHFVLDGSGPAYIEPPKLSDWPSVSWAPDTEKSKRVDLNTLTKEEVASWTPGQTLLLNGKMLTGRDAAHKRIQDMLAKGEPLPVDFTNRVIYYVGPVDPVGDEVVGPAGPTTATRMDKFTDMMLEKTGLISMVGKAERGPTAIESIQKHKSAYLMAVGGAAYLVSKAIKHAKVVGFEDLGMEAIYEFDVVDMPVTVAVDSTGTSVHQTGPKEWSVKIESLKNAVPA